The genome window TTGAAAATGGTGCAGATGCTAAATCCCTACGCCAATAAACTGTGGGTAGCGCTGGCCATCCTCTGGTTATTTGGGCTGCTCTATAGCTGTTTCCGTGTCTGGATGATGCTCAAAAAGGGGGCAGATGGCCTCACCAAGCGGGACCATCCTGATCGTTTGGGCGTGGTTGGTGGGCTGGTTTGGGTCCTAGGGGGTATTTTTATGCTGCGTTTGCCAAGTCTGGCCCTGCCCGCGCAAAATACCGACGAAGGCCAGTGGATTGCCAGCGTGGGTACACTCATTGCCGATCCGCGTTTCTGGCTTTCGGTCGATGGTACTACCAGTGGCCCGCTCAATGTTTACCCGCTGACTATTCCTTATCTGTTCGGCTTAAGCATCGATTACGCAACCATCCGATTGGTGGGTTTGCTGGCTTTGCTGGGCGCCGTTGGGTTTTTATTCGGGACTTTTCGTCATCTGTTTGGTAAAGCTGTTGCCCGATTGGCCGTATTGCCGATGGCTGTGGTACTCGCTTTCATGCCACAGGGCGACGGGCTGGGCTACAATAGTGAGCATTTTCCGATGCTGCTGTTAGCCGCCGCCATTTTTCTGCTTAGTAAAGAGCCAATCTTAGATCAGGACAGTAGACGTTCTGAGCCGATAGGGGCGTTCCAGACTGCTTTGCTGGGCTTTGTGCTGGGCTGTGTGCCCTACACGAAGTTGCAGGCCATTCCGCTGGCGCTTGTCCTGGCCGCCGGTGCCCTGCTTCTGGTTAGCTATGCGGCTCCTGAGCGGTGGAAGCGCCTGGGTTGGCTGGTGCTGGGCGGACTGTTACCTAGTATCCTTGTTGTTATTTATCTGGCGTATACCGACAACTTCGAGTTTTTCTGGAAATCATTTATTCTAGCCAATTTGGGTTACGCTGAAAAAGGAAGCTTCGGACGCGGGGTTGATAGTTGGTCGGATAAATTGATGTACCTGTTGCCGTTGATTTATTCCGGTCTGGCATCTTCAAAATGGTTTTTTGCTTGTTTGCCCATCCTGGTAGTCGGCGGTTTTTTACTCTTTTTTCAGCGTCGCTTACGACCAGTTCAGCGCCTTGTCCTAGCTTTTCTCTTGCTTTGGCTGGTAACAGCTATTTACTCAACCTTAAAACCTGGTAACCGTTTTTACCATTATCAGCTTTTGGCTTATGTGCCGGCTTTTTTGTTGGCGGGCGTTATTTTGGGCATCGGTGTTTCACAGGTGGGCAGGAAAGTGCAGGTTTGGCTTGTAGGAATGTGGCTGCTGGCGCTGGTTGTTGGGCCGGGCGTTCGGATGGCTTTGCTGGGTAACACGGGGATTCGGGTGCTTTCGCAAGGGGCAGATAAGAAATCGGCGCTCGCCAGCCGGATCAACCAATATGCCCAGCCAAACGAAAAAATGGTGGTCTGGGGGTGGGACAATCACCTGCACGTTGAAACGGGGCTGTTGATGGGGTCCCGGTTTATTCCTGTTTATTACCCCGTTATTGAAAGCGAATTGCAGCCGTATTTTCTGGATGTGCACCAGCAGGATATACTGAAAAACCGCCCGGTTATTATTGTCGATGTGACGCCCCGCTTTCTGGCTTATCAGGCTTATTCGGTTGACCATTACCCGTTTGTTGTAAAATTACTGGCCGACCAATACCACTTTATCGGAACAGTAGAGCAGGCCCGCGTGTTTGTACGGAAAGACCGCTACAATCATGAAAGATCATCTGCTGCGACTGCTCGATTATGAACGATGGGCTAATCAGGCTGTCCTCGAGGCACTGGAAACGGTTGAAAGTCCGCCGCCGCGCGCGATAAAGCTCATGGGTCATATTCTGTCTGCCCAGCAAGTCTGGATATCGCGCATCGTTGGAGAAACCCCTTTTGCCGCTATTTGGGAGGACGTGCCGCTGGTCTGGCTGCACCAAACGGCCGAAAAAAACTACCTGCGTCTGCGCGAACTGGTCGAAGCCCAGGAAGATGTTCATCAGCCAATTTCATATGCTAATTCGGCTGGCCAGTCTTTTGTGAATCCACTGAGCGACATCCTGACGCACCTGAGCCATCATGCGGCCTATCACCGGGCTCAGGTTGTGCAGCTCATTCGTCCGCAACTGGTAGAGTCCCCAAAGACGGATTTTATTTTCTGGGCGCGCGCCTGACCTAACGCTTTTCGGTTGAGAATGAATAAGGGGCGACCCAAGGCGACGGCTGGCGGGTCTGCCTGAACCCCCGAATTTTGTCGCAGGCGTAAGCCCAATAATGTATTTGAAAGGCATTCAAGGCTGGAAAGGTATAAATGGATTTTAAAGCTATGTGACGACCCCTAAAAAAGAAGTCAGCCTTTTTTAGGGGCTGACTAATTAGAAGATAGGAAATAAGTTAACGTTATTTATGCTGGCTCATTGCTCCGCTGCTAACAGCGGCCAGCCGTCTGAATCCCAGTTCATTTTCTGAATGAGCAGTTTGGATTTGCCGCCGTCGGCTGCGTCGTACCCGTGAAAAACCAGGTAATCTGTGCCATTGAAGGTATAGGCAGAATTATGGCCTACGCCGTGCCAATTTTTGTCGCCCTGCAACACCAGAGTCCCGCCACCGAGTACCATCTTTTTTCCCTCCCGATCAACATAAGGACCTGTGATTTTGTCGGCCCGGCCTACCACAATTTTGTAGGTGCTGTTCGGTCCTTTGCAGCAGAGATCGAACGAG of Tellurirhabdus bombi contains these proteins:
- a CDS encoding DinB family protein — translated: MKDHLLRLLDYERWANQAVLEALETVESPPPRAIKLMGHILSAQQVWISRIVGETPFAAIWEDVPLVWLHQTAEKNYLRLRELVEAQEDVHQPISYANSAGQSFVNPLSDILTHLSHHAAYHRAQVVQLIRPQLVESPKTDFIFWARA